The genomic stretch cgcttcttttttgttttttgttttttgtttttttttttcattttccttagAATTTATATCGTTCTACTAATATCAACAACTGGTCTAGGGTTTATAGTTTAGAAAGAGCTTACAATGGCGGTGTCAAGCTGCGTGCTTTTGTTGATCACCATTCTTTCCCTTACGGTCTCCGCCACGGTCGGCCTTGACGGTAATAACTCTCAGGGCGTGACCTACGACGGGAGGTCTTTGATCATCAATGGAAAACGAGAGCTTCTTTTTTCGGGCTCTATACATTACCCTCGTAGTACCCCGGAGGTAACTTGGATGTTAAGTTATCAAGGTTAATTCTCTTCTTCACATAGACTGTTATACGAATGTCATATAACtaaaatcaacttttgaatCAACAAGAACTTTGTGATTGATTTTCGCTTTTACGTTCTCTCAATTGTATGAAATTCGTATAACAATctaataaataacatttatttgtttatttttcggcattttgaattaatatttttcttgatggtTGAGTTTCAATGGTGGAATTGGGTTGTTTTAGATGTGGCCGGACCTTATCTCAAAGGCTAAACATGGAGGTTTAAATAACATTCAAACCTATGTGTTTTGGAACATTCATGAGCCTGTGCAAGGACAGGTAAATTAAAACAAAGTGTTGAAGACAGAAACTGTTCTTGAATTCATTGTCAGAATTAATATTTTCCTCTATTTGTTAGTCCAACTCTTCAATGATGTTCTGAATTTTCGGCAGTACGATTTTCATGGAAATTACGATTTGGTGAAGTTCATCAAGCTGGTCGGGGAGCAAGGACTGTATGTGACCCTAAGGGTTGGACCATTCATCCAAGCTGAATGGAACCATGGGTgtgttttaatgatttttttttctttccttctctctttctttctttttttttttttttttttttttttcctcttgcaTGATTTTCTAGCTGCTATGTTACTTTAACTCTCTCTAAAATTCTGTTGTTTTGAAATGTTTACTTCAGAGGGCTTCCATATTGGCTAAGAGAGATCCCTGGCATTGTCTTCCGTACTGATAACGCGCCGTTCAAGGTACTTAATTAACGacgtgttaaatcaccattggTCCCAATATTGAAAAAATGCTCTGTTTTTATATTGAAGAACAAAACTTGCATGTTGATGATCCTTCTTGCAAGATGATTTTTGACACTGTTTATCTTTCTCTTATATCAtcacccaaaagcttaaaccggTAGAAAATGAAAGACTATTTTGAGAGAACTAAGATGTGCTGAATTGATTTTTCTATTTGCAGAACCACATGAAAAAATATGTGAAGATGATTATAAagaagatgaaagatgagaaaCTATTTGCTTCACAAGGAGGCCCCATCATTTTATCACAGGTTTGGTTGTGTTCTAATAATTTTGGCTATATATACTCATAGGAGATGTTATGATCTTATTAATTTGATTCTTCATTATCTTATGGTGCAGATTGAAAATGAATACAACCATATACAACTTGCATATAGAGATTTGGGAAGAAGATATGTTCAGTGGGCTGCAAACATGGCAGTGGGATTGAAAACTGGAGTTCCATGGATCATGTGCAAGCAGAGGGATGCTCCTGATCCAGTGGTGAGGAGTATTGCAAAATCTTTCATGGGCTAATTAATTAACCTTTGAGTTCCCAAGAGatactttaattaaattctCTCTTGAAAATGCATGTCAAGAAATGAGAAGCTAGAAAACAAACCAAATTAAGAAGAAAGTTTTATGAGTCTTTCTGATCATCTTAGGACTAAAAGCACACGCTTTGACGTGCAGATCAATACTTGCAATGGAAGGCACTGCGGCGATACTTTCACAGGGCCAAACAAACCCTCCAAGCCTTCTTTATGGACTGAAAACTGGACTGCTCAGTGAGTATACCCCTCAGTGATTGTCATTGAACCACTGCTTAGAGTCTGTATCAGATTGTGTTAAAGAGCTTGAAAAATGATTCTAGAaagcctttttaatttttttttttttataaacaaaagttATGTTTCttaacgcaatcccaaacagattCTTAATGTTAGTAGCCGTAAAACATAGCCATTTAAAGCACCATGTTACCACTTGACACGAAAGGAAGATAGCATCATAAACAAACTCGCATCGACAAACACAATAGATAGTTAAATCAAGCTTAAAAGGTTCTAGGTTTGATTTCTATGCTAAACTAAGTAACTGTTTGTTGGTTTCTTAGCGATTTTAATgctttttgttagaaaaatagtcattttttaTCCGCTTAACATTtgggataagtgatgatttaacatgttatCAGAGCAAAGGTCAGATAAgtggataagtggtgatttaacagagTTTCAAGGTAAAGTTTAAGCTTCTgagataaatagtgatttaatattttccaattgCTATTGTGTAATTACAGGTATAGAGTATTTGGAGACCCTCCATCCCAAAGAGCAGCAGAAGATATTGCCTACTCAGTTGCCCGCTTCTTCTCAAAGAATGGAACTCTGGTCAACTACTATATGGTAGGAAGATTACTGGGCcttcttctcatttttcttaAGAGAATCAATTAATTTACCTGAATGGATTTTGTTCTTCATCACAAACCACCTTCCTTCATGATTTGCAGTACCATGGTGGGACAAACTTTGGTAGAACAAGTGCTGTCTTCACAACAACTCGCTACTATGACGAAGCTCCTCTTGACGAATATGGTAATGATTTCAAGCATCTTTATGACTCAAAAAAACCTAAGGTTGCTCAAGCATATAGAGATTTCACACATCTAATGCAGGTTTGCAGAGGGAACCTAAATGGGGTCACCTTAAGGACTTGCACAGGGCTCTAAATCTATGCAAAAAGGCTCTGCTTTGGGGTGTTCCTAGTGTCCAAAGGTTGGGCAGGGATACTGAGGTAGGTCTCTAAATATAGAGTGaatttatcctaaaagcttaagttgatcaAAATGGATGAAttgaatcatttaatttatattataacacaTCCCCTTACGTatggatgaatttaatcatttaatttatattctaacactgaTCACCGTCCACTAATATGTTTAAATTGTTCTACTATGCAGGCTCGACTCTTTGAGATGCCTGGAACAAATGTCTGTGCTGCATTTTTGGCCAACAACAACTCAAGAGAGGCAGTGACTGCAAGTTTCAAGGGTGTGGATTATTACCTGCCACCGCGTTCCATTAGCATTCTCCCTGATTGCAAGACTGTGGTCTTCAATACTTTAACAGTAACTCCTGATCTCTTACATGTCTCTATCTACATAGCATAGAAGAAAAAGGAGCTGATTACCTCATACTTGGATGTTTGGCAATGTCTAAGATAGGAATTCTTCTCTTCTATAAAAACAGATAGTATCTCAACATACTGCAAGAAACCTTAAGAGATCAAAGGTTGCAAAGAACCTTAAATGGAAGATGTCCCCAGAAGTCATCCCAACTGTCGAGCAATTGCCAATTGATTCCAGGGAACCAAAGGAGCTCTATAGCCTGCTGAAGGATACCACAGACTATGCATGGTACACCACTAGGTATGTAACACCTTGTGAGCAGTTCTTAACtattataacaataaaaattttaatagaaaaCGTTTTTCATAAATACTTAAGTCTTGTTTGGGATTGCCTTACAAAGCTTAAAAAgtctttttagtacttaaaaagttgtgccaaacaaaatcTGACATGTTCTGCATATTATAACTGCAGCATAGCATTGGATCCCCATGATTTGCCAATGCGGCCTGATATTCTCCCTGTGCTACGCGTTTCAAGTCTTGGCCATGCCTTGCAGGCATTTGTGAATGGCGAATATGTTGGTGAGAACACAAAATCCAGGACACACATTCTtgttaaatgtaaaaaatttcatatataaCTAAATTGTGCTTGTGGTTTTCAGGATCGGCACATGGGAGCCATGACGAGAAGAGCTTTGTCTTTGAGCATGCCGTGAACTTCAAGCCTGGTGTTAATCATATATCACTGCTTGCCATGACAGTGGGACTCCCAGTAAGTAGCTCCTACACCTTTTCATTGTTTAACTTTGATGGATCTTAGAAAAGATACTTACAAGCTGTGTTAAACTTAAGTCGATAGGAAAAgattaattaatcatttaatttatattctaacaaactATTCTTTACCTGTGAAGGATAGCGGAGCCTACATGGAGCACAGGTTTGCCGGTCCTCGTGCTATAACCATCCTAGGTTTGAACACTGGAACTCTCGATCTGACAATGAATGGTTGGGGGCATCAGGTGCCAATAAACTCATAATTACTctctgaaataaataaaaaattctcaaaaatagCTGACAGGTGATGTAATATTGAAATGCCCATTTTGCAGGTTGGCCTAACAGGAGAAAAGGTTAAAGTGTACACTCAGTCAGGATCACACAGGGTAGAATGGAAGAAAGCCAAGGGACAAGGACCTGCTCTGACATGGTACAAGGTAATGCTATGATAAATATTCTCCATTGAAGTTCTTATTCAGCAGTCAGCAGTAGAACTAACTGAGAAGGGTGTAAATTGTTGAAAGAAACTTCATTTGGAAAAGCATTATATATTCTTGTTTGCAGACATATTTGGATGCTCCTGAAGGGAAAGACCCAATTGCAATCAGGATGAGAGGTATGGGCAAGGGAATGATTTGGGTGAATGGTAAAAGCATTGGCCGTCACTGGATGTCCTTCCTCTCTCCTCTTGGAAAGCCTTCTCAATCAGAGTAAGTTGCTGCTGGTAAAACTACACATAGGGATGATGATTGATGATAGAGATGTTCATGAAAAGCAATCTAAATGTGCAATATTTTTCATTAGGTACCATATCCCAAGATCCTTCATAAAGCCATCAGAAAATCTCCTTGTTGTATTGGAGGAGGAGAAAGGGAACCCCAAAGAAATAGACATCCTTCTTGTCAATAGAGACACCATCTGTAGCTTCATAACAGAGTACTATCCACCCCATGTGAAGTCATGGCAAAGGAAGGACAGCAAAATCAGACCTGTTTTGGATGATGTGAAGCCAGCAGCTCATCTCAAATGCCCACACAAGAAGGAAATCATTGCTGTGCAGTTTGCTAGCTTTGGTGATCCTTATGGCATTTGTGGAAACTACTTTATGGGAAACTGCAATGCTCCCGTTGCCAAGGAAGTTGTTGAACAGGTAGAAACATCATAGTTGTTTCCAACATGTAATTACCTTGTTACATAAATCTTATTCAATGctaattattttgttgttttggctTTGTGCAGCATTGCTTGGGAAAATCTAGCTGTTCAGTTCCAATTGAGAGAGAGCTTTTCATCAAGAACAATGATGGATGTCCGGATATCAAAAAGACACTTGCCATACAAGTGAAGTGTGACCGCAAGAAGAATTAGAGAATATATCAAATGGAGTTGGACGAGTGTTTGCAATCACTGGTTTGAACTTTGAACAGTGATGTCAAGTTTATGGTAGTTTCAATGGAAAAGTAGACTTGAGAGTTATTGagattcaaatttatttttttattcttttttactAGTATATGAGTACTTAAATTTGTCCTTAtattcaacctttttttttgttattcacTCACAAATATACTAATTGAAATCCATTGGAGAAGCAAGTTTCCTCTCCAAAACAATTGTCATTGTCTTGAAACACTCCATGTTTTTTCAAGCATGTAGGTCATTCATCTTTGCATCCCGTTACTACTCTAAGTATCTTACATGGTGTAAGTATTTAAGTTCTTGGACGCCATCTCTTTGTAAGTCAGTTTTCAAGGGTACCCAAAACTTGTATTATTACATTCTTTCGGGATGATGAACTTGGAAGAGAGTTGATTGTTTAAGGATGTATTTTTGGAagcaaaaccaaataaaaactTATAGGTTCCATTAGATTTCACTTGTCTAATTTACAtgtcaaaagtttttttgtaaacaaGCAAAAGAAGACTATGGTAATATCCTTTTGACCCtagttgaaagaaaaataattgtggGAAAAAAGGTATTTATTCaaaagaataaattatataaaacaatcaaaaagaaaatttccaATTCACTTATTGAATATAtccgaaaaaataaaaataaaaatagcgtAGAGTCAAAAGAGGCCAAACCAATTCCAAATCCATTCTCAAGCTTGACCACTTACAAAGGTAGTGGCATGGGCTACTCATGGTACACATTAGATTAATTCatatatttaatggtgtatatgttgCTACATGGTGAATATATTATCACattatctaaaaattttaaatgacgtgataTCATGTACACTGTTAAATATGACAAAACGAAGGAAACACATAGTAGCCTCTTGAACATTTTGTTTAGAGTTATGTTATATACTACATCACTATCTCACTATGTTGATGTGACATTGTCAATCtactattagatttttttttaattttttttttttaccaatgaCCGATCTAAAGTTTGTTAGTCTTGTAAAtaggggggggagggggagggagcaggtacatgaaaaaaaataaaaacctacaAGGAATTTAAGTCACTAATAGGAATTTCTGTGGGAGAATAAGAATGCTTCCACTTTGACAGGTGGAAACGACTCATTTAGCCATGTGATGAGCTTTGCAAAAAGATCAGTTAGATATAAAGTTCAAATGTAGCAGCCAAAGCCTCCTTAGCTATAAAAGAATTATTCGAAGTTAGCTCAATGGAATTGTAGGCAATTCATTGAATACTGAGAAATTATATTTAGGAGCCTCTGTACGATTATTATACAATTGGGAtaatgtgacagtgaaaatctGTCATTAAATGCAAAGATTCAGGCatgagtatttttgcaaattccgtTAAATTCGGACCAAAacctgaatctttgcaattttttatttttttaacaaaaaaaatgtattgtaatttgataattttgacaCTCATCCATTAAAATTTAACATAAAACCAAATAGAGaaggtgacattgcaaaaaaattagaaattcaatACACATGATAGAGAGATTTGGAGTTaagtgaaaattttctttttagtatgCCCTTGTTGATCCAAATATAATTGCTGGTGATTATCTATGCCATCCTGAACTAGCAGTACAGTCGAGATTGACAAATTGAGTTCATCATCAGAGATGCTCTTCTCTTCCTCagcaaaaattcttattttttttaccagATGAGCCGCTTTTAACCTCATCGCCAAAagcatagtttttttttttttttaagcaaataagaaaaatactacATAACGTGGGTCGTTTACATTCTTGATTTAAATGGAAGAGAATGAGAGACCAATTGAAAATGCTTCTGAACACAAAGTTAGAAATAGCTAATTGAACTATACAAAGTGCATAATAAAATGCACtgcaaataaaacaaataacaacaaaaatagaaaaaacaacaaTCCAGTCTAAAGATGCTAGCAGCACGACAGAGACTTCACCAAAGACAACAAAAGACAAGAGACACGTGGTGGGAGTGTGGGTAATTTTACCATTAGAGAATCTAATAACCACAACTACAACTGAAATATCTCTCTTAACTACAACAACAAAATACAGTGGGCAGTAGGGAAGCAGGAGGAAATTGGCACGTGAAAGCCACATGCCGGCAGTGGACGCCAAAAGCTAGAAGATGGCTTCAGGAAACCTACTACGAGACTGGAAGGTGGCAGAGCGGAAGAGATCCGCCCTCACTTGCGGAGGGATGCTACACACGTGTCAGCGCGTATGGGCCACGCGCTCGTGAGTAAGATCTACTCGCAGGTGCATGTAGAACACACTTCGGCACGTGTTGGCCGAATAAGAACGATGTTGGTTACAGCAGGTAGCAGAGAGGCCCAAGAGTGTGGTAGGGTGACACGTGTAAGCATGTGACTTGAAATGGATAGATctaattttaaaccaaatccaaaGATTTCAAGAAGGGAGCGAAACCGAGGTTGCAAACAATTGGAGGCAGTGACGAGACCATCTGTGGAGGAAGAAGATACGGCGAAGCTGTTGATGTACGATAAATCGCCAAATGTGATGAATAGGACTTCCAATAAGGCAAGTGGCGCCTCCAAGAAGGCAGTATAGTCAAGAAAGGGAGGTCTTTTTATAGAAAGTTGCAATCTAAAAGCGTAGTTTCAAACCTCACGATCCTTCCCCAACCCCAATTTGTCCCCACTTTGCCAAAAAGAAGAGGTAGGTATTCTACAGAGGAAATGTCCTTTCGCTCCCAATCAATATTGAAGGTTTAAATTTGGAGACAAGTtgttttgatggaaaaattgttcAGCAACCTTTATTAAATAACTGAAAAATGGCACGACATAGTCGCTTCTtgattcttttctattttaacaaACAATTGAAGCCTTGGTTGGATTTCACCACGATGATAGAATTTAGAATCCACCAGACATGGTTAAGTTCCCCACCTAGGTATGGACCAGTGTACTCCACATAGGACAAAATGTGCAggaaaaaaattaggaaaaatgtAAACAAGAAATTCCATAGAATTAGAAGACATAATAATacttcaaaattatttatttttccttttaacatTTCATACCATACATGTATATCCTACCACCAATGAGTTGaacatttcaaaaaagaaaaaagaaaaaagaacaatttcCTATTTATTTACAGGCCCTAGCAGCTGAAAAGGTGCTCTCCAATATCCTTTACAGCTTCCTGAAAATTTGGCGATCCAACCTGAAAACAGTTTACTGCTATTGTTTATGACACCAATACAAATTTATGGCGAAGtaaaaaataggaagaaaaaatattaatagagGAAAGCATATTGATGCGGCAGGCAGTATTGCAGAAAGAATGGAGGATTCCCGGAAGAAAAATGCAAGCAGTAGACGGCAAGAGTATAAATGGTTGACCTAACCACAGGCCCTGACAACAAAATTGGAGACTACAGCCACCATGAGAATATAGGAACTGACCTCGACCATGCAGCTACTTTAGAAAGGCACCTAAAAAGAAGCCATTATTTGACCTTCAACATCAAAATTATCGCAGGCAAGAGAAATCAATGCTGAGATACAATATACATAAAGTCGATTTGTTAGTCCCAAAAACTCATGACAAATCAAAAGATCCCTGCCCTTCACTG from Corylus avellana chromosome ca1, CavTom2PMs-1.0 encodes the following:
- the LOC132183240 gene encoding beta-galactosidase 13-like gives rise to the protein MAVSSCVLLLITILSLTVSATVGLDGNNSQGVTYDGRSLIINGKRELLFSGSIHYPRSTPEMWPDLISKAKHGGLNNIQTYVFWNIHEPVQGQYDFHGNYDLVKFIKLVGEQGLYVTLRVGPFIQAEWNHGGLPYWLREIPGIVFRTDNAPFKNHMKKYVKMIIKKMKDEKLFASQGGPIILSQIENEYNHIQLAYRDLGRRYVQWAANMAVGLKTGVPWIMCKQRDAPDPVINTCNGRHCGDTFTGPNKPSKPSLWTENWTAQYRVFGDPPSQRAAEDIAYSVARFFSKNGTLVNYYMYHGGTNFGRTSAVFTTTRYYDEAPLDEYGLQREPKWGHLKDLHRALNLCKKALLWGVPSVQRLGRDTEARLFEMPGTNVCAAFLANNNSREAVTASFKGVDYYLPPRSISILPDCKTVVFNTLTIVSQHTARNLKRSKVAKNLKWKMSPEVIPTVEQLPIDSREPKELYSLLKDTTDYAWYTTSIALDPHDLPMRPDILPVLRVSSLGHALQAFVNGEYVGSAHGSHDEKSFVFEHAVNFKPGVNHISLLAMTVGLPDSGAYMEHRFAGPRAITILGLNTGTLDLTMNGWGHQVGLTGEKVKVYTQSGSHRVEWKKAKGQGPALTWYKTYLDAPEGKDPIAIRMRGMGKGMIWVNGKSIGRHWMSFLSPLGKPSQSEYHIPRSFIKPSENLLVVLEEEKGNPKEIDILLVNRDTICSFITEYYPPHVKSWQRKDSKIRPVLDDVKPAAHLKCPHKKEIIAVQFASFGDPYGICGNYFMGNCNAPVAKEVVEQHCLGKSSCSVPIERELFIKNNDGCPDIKKTLAIQVKCDRKKN